TTTTCACACTGTATTGGTTGTTAATGCTGACATTGTGGATGCAGAAATTTCCTTCAGCTCATGTTGTGATCTCTGGCGAGCATAGTGGTAGGATTTTTAAATATGACCCTGCCACTAAGGAAACCAGTGTTTTGGTGAGGAACATTAAGTTCCCAAATGGCATTTCCTTAAGCAAAGATGGTTCCTTCTTTGTTTATACCGAGAGCTCGATTGGCAGGTTAATCTAATGATCACATAATTAAGTAGAATCCACATCTCATTCAATGGTAATTGACGACATATAAATCGATACAACGTTTCAATTTCATGCATGAGTATACAGCAACATGATTTTTCTTTTGGTGAAAACTCACATGCACTTATCTTTACGTGAAATTGATATCTTGATAGTTGAAaaccgttaaataatttgacatatttaattaaatttacatCTAATAGTCTTCAATTATCACCTTTATATACGAAGACAACTACTCATGAGTATTCACCTTTTCTTTTTATGTATTACAACACTATAGGTTAAGCAAGTACGGGATAAAAGGAGAGAAAGCTGGTACCAATCACCAATGAGATCTTTGCTATCCTACCTGGATTTCCGGATAATGTGAGAGTCAATAAAGATGGTGACTTTTGGGTGGCTATCATATGTAGAAGGAATATGTATAGCTATATGAATTCTCTGTACCCAAGGATGAGAAAAGTGTTACTCAAGCTACCTATTCCATCAAATATTCGTTTCATGATGATAATTGGAGGCAAGCTTCGTGCAGTAGCGGTTAAATATAACCATCAAGGGAAACTTGTGCAGATACTGGAGGACAGTGAGGGTAAAGTTGTCAAAGAATTGAGTGAGGTTGAAGAGAAGGATGGTAAACTCTGGATGGGAAGTGTTATGGTGGCTTATATAGCTGTTTACAATTTGACAAGAAGCTAAAACTTAAATAGCTGTCAAACATTAAAGCTCATTTTATTCTAATAACAAGACAAAATACTGAAAATAAGACacaaaatatagaaatataaaattagtatttttatattttgtttagtgataaattaagatgaataataaaagtttaatttattcttatttttttatttaaaaaattgaaaagaaaaatataataattaaaaatataaatataaaaaattaataagaataataaaataaaaaataaaaaattaattgtgtTTTTTATTAGTGTCTGTGCTATGACAcaaaattcactaatttaataTTTCGTGACACTATATCTGTTTATATCTCATATGCCAAACATAATTTTACATTTGTGTGTTCTTATCTCAGACTTAATATCCCACACCTGTAAACAAACGCAGCAAACGCAGCCTGACAGTTGGAATAGTTTACCCTGGACTACTTCAGAGAAGTAGAACCATTATgctgttttagggttttcttttcttttcttttctggcCCATTACATTGTATAGTTTGATCTGACCTTGTTAGTtgttactaaaataaaataatcaccATTGTCAAAAAGAATAGGAAAGCCACATAAGTATTGAATTTGAACCTCAGATAAATGTTATTGCTTACCCCCATTTATCATTTACGTTTTACATTCTAAATGTAATTCCTTGATCACCTTTGCCAAAACAATTACTTTCGAAATCCTTGATGAATTAAGTAAAGGGAAgggggaaaaaaaggaaaaaaggatgAATAAGAGACATCATTACAGTaaagaattatcattttttttttcttcttatttgctTTTGACTGTATTTCCATTTCTTCAGTAAAATTCTGAACCAACACATGTCTACTAGAAAATTCCATGCCTTGTTGAACAGAAAACAACCTTTAAATCCCACCAACACAACCACCTATGAAATTGGATTGAATATAGATACAAATCTGCACTATAATGTGTGACAAGGAGACTAGAGAGAAGCCTGAACCCAAATCGAATAGGTGAAAAGAGAAAATGGCAAAACAAAACTGTGGGAAATTCACACTCGTAGCAGCTATCATCGAAGAAGGCCTTCACCTTGATGACTTTACATCTTTGATCAATCCTGTGCAGCTGCAATCAAAGCATGTGCAGCAATACGTAGAAAATTAAGCTAGATTTCAGATTTAAATGCCATTAGGCAAGCAAGAAACCAGAAGAAACAAAGTGTCATGGACAAGAGGGAAAAACCACAGTAGTCTTAGAGTCTATTAGACATTAATCAATCTAGTCCTACTATAAGAGTGAAGTACTCATTGTACAAATCAAGCATAAGAAAGAAATAAATCTTTCTGTTATTacctaataaaattttatttaattagctAATGGCATAAGATAGGGAGTTGTAATCTCACTTTCTAGTTTGAAACAATCTTGATAGCCAAAGGAGAGGGGCAAAGGTTGGCTTCATTGACAAGAGGTGAATCTAGAATGTTGACGGACGGTTCCAAGCATCCAGCATGCTGCTTCAAGCAATTTTCCTGCACGTGATATTATTCAATTTAATAAGCTATGAAGTATCATCAAAATGTAAAAACCACCAGTCAGACCCTAGATAGATAACTTCTCTATGTTTGAGTCTCAAGCAATTTGATTTGAGTAGGAAATCAAGAGATGAATAAATATAGAAAAGTGAGCAAGCTTTAAGAACTTAAAAAGACATGATAGTAATACTGTGCTTTGACCCTAAGGTTAAAACACAATATAACATAACATACTATACTTTGATCTTAAGTCCTAAGGTGAAGCAATAATTCACATTCTCCTAAGTCAAACGTCAATGTTTGAGGCAGTCCAAAATCAACATcatgaattaaaaattaaaatcaccGATGTTAACCCAAACCACAAAAGTTCAATAACACCACAACAAAACCAGCCCCACACTACAAAATCCCACTCCAGCCAAACAAATGATCTTTCAACAcattaattaaacataaaacaaagaaagaaacgaTTTACATACCTCTTCTATGCTTGACAACGACCTTAACGGGTTGACCCGTCCGATTCCCGTTCTTGACCCGACCCGTCACCGTCTCCTCTCCTTCTTCCATCGGAAACAAAACCCCGTCAATCCCCTGAACAGAGATTCTTCCATCGGTATATATATCAGGATCGAACAAATAAGCCGAACCGCCACCTTTTCCGAACCGCACCGAACCATCAGCCTCCACCGCCACCACCTTATGCGGCAACCGCAGCGTATCGTACCTAACCTTCCCGAACCTTCTAACAGCATTGTACATGCTCTCTTCTGTTTGGTACTCCGGTATCAGATGGTAGTACATTATCTGCTCCGGTGCCCCCGGTTCACTGAGTTGCTCCGTCGTAAGCTTGGCCATAGCCTCGTCGTTCGGCGCAAGGACGGTGAGGACGTAACCCTCTGACACCAAGCGTCCCATCTCCGTGGCCAGTGACGTTAGGTTTACGAGAATGTCCGCCATCTCGTTGTACCCTCCGTAGTGGATTAGCGTGTGGATGAAGTCCCTCACCTGAGACTCACCGTCGAAGTGCCCGTGGTGGCCTCCAGGTGCCGGTGCCGACGCCGGAGCTAGTGACGGTCCCGGTGCCAGCGCCTCATAGATCGGGAGTGAGGGTTTTGAGCCCGGAGGCTTTTCTTTCGGGTCGAGCTTCTTAACCCGGTTGGTTCTCGGATCGATTTCGGGAGCTGGCTCGGGTTTCACGGCGGCAATCGAGCGAAGACTGCGGCGGCGGTTGAAGTCATCTTGTACGGAACGTGGAATGAGAAGGCCGTTAACCCCATGGATGATACCATCGGGCCGGGTAACATCATCGGGACGGGTTATCTTGACCCGATCGACTGTCCATTCTTTGGATGTGGAATTCGTCTGAAGGCGAATGGGTTCGGACGATAGCGTGTTGAATCGGGTCGACCCGAATCTATATTGGGATGAAATTCGGGTTGGGAGGATGTGCAAGAGAATGAGGGCTTGGAGGGAATGGAGATTAGCTGGTTCGAGAAGGAAGCGTTTGAAGAAAGAATCAAGGTTTGATTCTAAGGCTTGGTTGGTGGGTGCGAAGATTGTGATGTTGTGTGTGGCTACGGCTTCTTCGAGTGTTTGAAGGAGCATGGCTTTTTCTATGAGCTCCGCGAGCTCTGTGTAATGGGAGTCCAGAAGAGCCACAAGGATCGAGTTCGAGTTTATCTGAGTCGTTGATAACAATGATGGTGACGCCAGCAACCTCGGATTCGTGTTCTCCGAGAATCCCACAccaaagaataagaagaagagaagaagaagcagatggGTGAAATCCATGAAGCTGGATGAAGGAAGAATGCTAATGCATGCTTTGGTTTGTGTTAGTGTTatagttttcttttgttttgttttattgagGTTTTTGCGTTTAATGGAAGGGAGGTGGCGGTAATTCTTTTACCGCTTTAGCGCCCAATGAATTAACTTAATTAAGTCAAAGTAAAATGTGTCGGTTGCATTGAGAAAAAAGCCACCAGTAATAAAGTATTAGCTGCGGTTAGGAGGGATAAACATGTTGCTTAAGAGAGACTAATGACGAGTTAGTATAACTGTGTGTCTTTGCATGGGGGGTATAGTCAGCGGTGAGTTCCAATGTTCCATAGGAAAACTAGCCTAGTGGCTACTACTACTAGTGCTTGCTAAGAAGATGGAGTAGTACTGCAACactttaattattattactattattattgtttagTGGTGACTGGTGGTCCCTAATTCGCATTgggttctctttctctctccaaaTCATTGTCATTGGCTCATTGCTATGGATTATCGAATAATCGAGTATTGCTTAGtgtataatttttgttttttttaagggTAAAATAGAAAAAGTTTTACATTTTTTTCCAAGCAACATTAATGTACAATATCATATTGAATGAGCAACTCTTTCCAAGTttggttaaaagttaaaaaatgttCAATGGTTgtacaaactaaaaaaaatagtagCATTATTTATTGTTCTGCAAGAATTTATTTGCTGAGCTGTTTCCGCCATCAAGTCAGTGTTATGATTGTCTGTGACTGAATCACTGAATCATATTGAGCGGCCAACAAAAATGgaacatagtttttagttttttacagaACCACGGGGTCACATTAATAAATTATGATAAGCAAAATATGCGTTATTTAAATTGTTGACGTTaataattgttcataccctgacccaacgataaaggcccaggtccaaataaaaggctTAACCTGAAGGGTTACGCCTAGACAAAtaccgaccttcacataagaagtcggtatcaaccacgaccTGATCTGAAGAAATCGGGCaagagattagctggcagataaacactcattcaaatgagtaaccgccccgaaaatctctctaaccacttcatgaagccgtatcttaacctccccaagataatggggACGGTTAGCACCCTAAAAATAcggcactacaccaacggtggttattggctcaccactataaataccctgacacccctcaggtatctctaagcccaatactctctagacctgcttacacccttgctaacttaggcatcggagtgtctttgcaggtaccaccccccattcacacgcgagcacaagtcggacggaacCTCCCGAGCTGCGTACCTACCCGGAGTTCTCATCCATCGCACACTTGGGCCGCCAAACGCCATCCGTCATATTAATCTCtggttacctaccgtaacattggcgccgttgccggggacccgcgAGATCATCCCTCGATGGCGGatagatcccacgaagaaggccatgccgaaacagattctgaacaagagaaccTTGATATGGGTAATGGCAATGAAGACAACGACCAACACAGAGAGGGTACCTCCGGAGTAAAGAATCCAAAGGTAAATTCCTCAGATGGGCGTGAATCAGAAAAGGACGGACCATCCCACATAGCTGAACTAATGGGATTGGTCCATAGCCGCCTGGAGCAATTGGAGCAAGAGCGGGAAAAACAGAAGGAAACCGAAAGGTACcttaaagaggagatggaacggcgaaaagagttagaaagaaaactcttacagctagaatcctccctcaagaaTTCCCGCGACGAACAAGAAGATCAACTCCCGGGCGGAGaagatcctttcagcgaggacataatgagggcaaaagttccaaggaacttcaaaagccctgatatggacctctatgatggaaccacGGATCCGAAGCATCATCTAAgtaactttaaaagtcggatgtatctagccgatgcctccgacgctacgagatgcaaggcattcccgaccactttatcgaaagcagcaatgaagtggttcgatagccttctCCCGAGATCCATCaccagctttgaagacctctcaaggaagttcttgatgaggttctcaattcagaaggataaagtaaaacatgcaccgagcctcctgggaataaaacaggaggtcggagaacctctacgagcctatatggaaaggttcaataaagcatgtttggagatccaagacctgcccacagaggcagtcataatggggttagtcaatgggctcagagaaggtcccttctcacaatccatatcaaaaagacaccccgtttctctaagtgatgtacaagaaaggaccgagaagtacatcaacatggaagagaatgcaaaattaagggacctgagttggcgacctggacccACTTCCTCATCCaaggagagggaaagggaagccaagaagaaagaagaactcggtctcgaaaggcccaggaaatatcactcttatactcctctaaaaacCTCTttagtggacgtatacagagagatttgccacACTGAAAGGCTTCCACCCCCTagacctattaaaaataaaaaagggggaagcCGCGACGATTATTGcgagtaccataagatatatggtcactccactaacgactgctacgaccttaagaatgtgatagaaaagctggctagagaaggtcggctagatagatatctcatagaaaggtcgaaCGGTCacggaaagagaaagcgagatgacatGGATAGAAGAGATCCACCTCCACAGACCCCAGAGAGACATATCcacatgatctcaggagggtttgcaGGAGGTGGAATCACCAAatcttctcgcaaaagacatctcaaaagaatCTATCAGGTCGGGGATGAgacacccgacctccctactatatCATTCACAAAAGAGGATGGGCAAGGGATAATCCCCGGGCATGATGATCCCGTGGTGATAACTATAATCCTAGCCaacgcccatctccacagaaccctagtagaccaaggaagctcggcggacatccttttcaagcccgccttcgacaagctagggttagatgCAAAAGAGTTGAGAGCCTACCCTGACACCCTATATGGGTTAGGggatacgccaataaaaccactgggatttttaccccttcacaccacttttAGAAGAGGGGAAAAATCAaggactctgagcatagactttatagtcatcgacgaagggtcagcctacaatgccttaatcggcaggactacccttaatcgcctcggagcagtggtatccactccccacctttgcatgaaattcccgacttcaggaggaatagcaacggtaaggggagatcaaaaattggcaaggaagtgctacaacgaaagcctaaatctgagaggaaagggcaaagaagtccacaccatagagctAGGCGGCACAAGAACCAGAGAAGAGTTGCGACCccaaccgggaggaaaaaccgaggagatacaagtcggcgaggaggaaggaaaaaacacttacataggagccaacctaggggaaaccctaaaacaaaggttgggtgaactcctaagagctaattccgacctcttcgcctggaaggtttc
This region of Arachis hypogaea cultivar Tifrunner chromosome 8, arahy.Tifrunner.gnm2.J5K5, whole genome shotgun sequence genomic DNA includes:
- the LOC112705244 gene encoding protein STRICTOSIDINE SYNTHASE-LIKE 3-like — encoded protein: MVSESIAFDPLGRGPYTGVADGRILFWNGHSWTHFAYTSPNRSEVCNPKECATLHSYVNSEHICGRPLGLRSDKRTGDLYIADAYFGLMKVGPEGGPAISLATEAEGVPLRFTNDVDIDAHGNKFPSAHVVISGEHSGRIFKYDPATKETSVLVRNIKFPNGISLSKDGSFFVYTESSIGRRNMYSYMNSLYPRMRKVLLKLPIPSNIRFMMIIGGKLRAVAVKYNHQGKLVQILEDSEGKVVKELSEVEEKDGKLWMGSVMVAYIAVYNLTRS
- the LOC112706973 gene encoding fasciclin-like arabinogalactan protein 15, which codes for MDFTHLLLLLFFLFFGVGFSENTNPRLLASPSLLSTTQINSNSILVALLDSHYTELAELIEKAMLLQTLEEAVATHNITIFAPTNQALESNLDSFFKRFLLEPANLHSLQALILLHILPTRISSQYRFGSTRFNTLSSEPIRLQTNSTSKEWTVDRVKITRPDDVTRPDGIIHGVNGLLIPRSVQDDFNRRRSLRSIAAVKPEPAPEIDPRTNRVKKLDPKEKPPGSKPSLPIYEALAPGPSLAPASAPAPGGHHGHFDGESQVRDFIHTLIHYGGYNEMADILVNLTSLATEMGRLVSEGYVLTVLAPNDEAMAKLTTEQLSEPGAPEQIMYYHLIPEYQTEESMYNAVRRFGKVRYDTLRLPHKVVAVEADGSVRFGKGGGSAYLFDPDIYTDGRISVQGIDGVLFPMEEGEETVTGRVKNGNRTGQPVKVVVKHRRGKLLEAACWMLGTVRQHSRFTSCQ